Genomic window (Mycolicibacterium smegmatis):
ATCTGGTCACCAAGCTGACCGACCGGCACGAGGCCGGGCGCGACCGGCCATGGCGGGTTGCCGATGCGCCGACGTCCTACACCCGAGCTCAACTCAACGGCATCGTCGGTGTCGAACTGCCCGTCGAGCGCGTCGAGGCGAAGGCGAAGATGTCGCAGAACCAACCTGCCCGTAACCGTGCCGGTGTGATCGCAGGACTCGCGGCGTCGCAATCCGCACTCGACGCCGAGGTTTCCGAACGCGTCGCCGCGTTCGATCCTGACCATTGACGATCGGTCCGCTCACCAGGTGTTACATCGTCCGACTCGCCACGCGATCACGACGACAGCTGTAACGTAACGGTTGTGGCAGCCTCGATGTGTGCCGTCTGCGGCACCTGGTTCACCGGGAGAGCGGACGCGGTGTACTGCTCGTCGGCGTGCAGACAGAAGGCGCACCGGGCTCGCATCGCTCATCGCGTCGCCGCGGTGAGCAGCAAGCGCAGCGACACCGATCGTGATGAGGTCAGGCGGCGTCCCGTCGCGATCCGGTCCGACATCGCGCAGTCGATCGCACGGGCGCGCGAGCAGGTGGCCGTGTCCCGCAGGCTGTGCCGCGACAGCGCAGAACGGTTGCAGCGGCTCGAAGACCTTCAACGCGAACTCGCCGAGCCTCGGGAGGTGTGGGCAACAACGCCGATGTCGTATGCGAAGTGGGCGCGATGACCGCCGCACCCGAGAACGACAACACTGCGGCCGCCGTACAGGCACTGACCGGCGGCACACCTCAACAGATGGGCTGGTTCCGCTTCTACTTCGCCGATCAACACTGGGAATGGTCCGCCGAGGTGCAGCGCATGCACGGCTACGAGCCGGGCACCGTCACGCCGACAACGGAACTCGTTCTGTCACACAAGCATCCCGACGACCGTGACCAGGTGGCCGCCGACATCAACGACATGATGACCGGGCGGCGGGCCTTCGGCAGGAGACACCGGATCATCGACACCAGCGGTACGGTGCGTCAGGTGATCGTCGTCAGCGATCAACTCCACGGCCTCGACGGCGACGTGATCGGCATCCGCGGCTTCTACATCGACGTGACGCCGCCCAGAAGCCGGCAGGAAGACGCGGTCATCACCGCCGAGGTTGCCAAGATCACCGAGCGGCGTGCGGTGATCGAACAGGTCAAAGGCATGCTGATGCTGATCTACGGCATCGATGAGGACGCGGCCTTCGACCTGCTGAAGTGGCTGTCGCAGGAGAACAACGTCAAGTTGCGCGTCCTGGCCGAGCAGGTGGCGAAGGATTTCACCGCGCTCGGGGACACCGGTGTGCTGTCGCGGTCGAAGTTCGACCAGCTTCTGTTGACCGCCGCGCGACGTGCCGTCAGTTCCGACGACGATTCGATGTCGACGTCGGCGTAGTTGTCACGCCGTTTACTAGGTGCTCGAAAGATGCTGTGCGTCAGTTGTATTCGGCGTGTCGTGGGCGACCTGGGTGCGCAGCCCGGGGTGGTCGAGCTGGTACACCGGTTCGTGCCTCACCCGGTCGCGCAGTGGGGTGAGTGCTGCATGGGCGGGCATGCGGTCAGAGACCAGCGCGGCCGCGGCGGCCGAGATCAGGGTCTGGCCTCCACGAGCGATATCGCGCAGGCGCGCGGCGCCGTCCGAGTCGACCGAGTCGGTGTGCTCGACGGTGTGCACTCCGATGCACAACGCGAAGGGTTCCAGCGGGGCAAGCTGCAGATCCAGTGCGCACGTCACGGCATCGGAGGCACGGTCGAACGCGACCACGAAGCTGTCTGAGGCATCGACCTGCACCACGCCCTCATTGAGTGCGGTCAGATGAGACATCGATGCGCGCAACCAGGGGATCGCCGCGATGGTTTGATCAAGCTCGGATTGCCACAGTTCTTCGGCTCGATCGACGCGCGCCATGAGCAACGTCTTGGTTCCGGTTGACAGCTTCTCGGTCACACATCGCTCCAGTCAGTGTCGTACGATCCATCGGTTCAGAACGCACGCTGCAGATATCAGCGTAACCACCTGTTTCTGGGTGTGCCGCCGATGATTCACCTGGTAGCCGATCCGTCAAGCGCCGTGAGAAATAGTCCGTTGCTGAGGTCGCGGTTTCGCGAACATGGCGGGTTGAACGCGCATCAGCCGGCGAGGAGTTGATTAGCTGGTTCACTATGCCCGTCGTAGCTCGAGATTCATGTTGGGACGGGGAATCAGCCGGGAGGCAGAGGATCGAGGCGATGCACACCTCCAGTGGACGGCTGATCTTCGCGCCACTGGTACCGAACTGTCCGATGAGTGCCGTCTGCGCAGGCATTGCAACTACCGGGAATCTTGTACCTGAGAGACACGGTGTCGTCACGGGTGCCGGAAGCATCGAACGACGTGAAACCCCGAGGAGTCGGCGTCGCCGGGCCCACACATGCACCACGATGGAACAGCATTGCCACACTCGGCGAACTACCCGTCGCGCGGTCGATCGGCGCGATGACAACGGATAGCGTCGCGCAGGGGTCGAAGTTGCCTTCGAACGAGCCGGGGTCCCGACTCCACTCGGCGTCCGGAAACGGAGACGGTTGCGCGGCGAGGGCCGACTGAATCACCGGCGACGCAAGGTCTACACCGCAGCTGTCCTGCGGAGTCGCATGCGCTGGACTCGGAAAACCCAAACTGGCCAGTGCGAGAACCGCACTGGCGCCAGAAATCAAATAGCGGAAGGAGTTTGTCGGCATGTCACTTGAACATAAGCCATACCGAAGGCAACCGCCTATCGCAGCTGGCGCGCAGAAAGGCCAGGAACCAGTTCTTCGAGCATCAGATCAGCTACCGGGCTGTCGGTCAGGGGTTTGAGGACCACCCCGTCGGCGATACCGAGGCGTTGCACGTCAGCGATTAGTCCGGCTAGCCCGCGCGGAGTGCCGACATAGCGAAGCCCGCCGCGCTTCGGCGCATTCTCGAGCGCGTCGAACGCGGACCGCGTGTCGCGGTCGATCAGCACTTCGATGTCGAGCAATATCGGAATGGTCGGGCTTGCGGCCCGGTGCCGTGCGCTGCGGCGCTGAGCATCCATCAGGTCGGTCGCGGTGATTCGAAATCCATCAGCTACGTCGTTCACGATGACTCCTTGTCGGAATTCATTGGAACGCTGGAACGACCTCTTTGATGAAGATTTCCAGCGACTTTCGCTTCTCGTCGTGCGGCAGGCTGTTGTCGCACCAGAAGCTGAACTCATCGACACCTAGTTCGGCGTAGAACCGCAGCCGCTCGATGACTTCCTCAGGCGTACCGATCATTGCCGTGCGGTGCAACGATTCGAGTTCGAATTCGGGACGCTCGGAGAACTTGGATTCCGGACTGGGAGCCAGGAATCCGTCCACCGGAGTGGTCTTGTTGCCGAACCAGGCATCGAACGTGCGGTAGAACTTCGATATCGCCGCCGCGGCCGGACGCCATCCATCGGGATCTTCGGGCGCATGAATATGAGTGTGACGCAACACCATCAGCTTCGGACGAGGTACCTCGGGGTGGTTCCCGACCGCAGTATCGAATTTGCGCTTGAGATCGACCACCTCTGTGTCGCCCTTCATCAAGGGCGTGACCATCACGTTGCAGCCCTCGGTGACAGCGAAATCGTGAGAATCGGGATCGCGCGCGGCGATCCACATCGGCGGCGTCGGTTGCTGAATCGGTTTCGGCACACTCGTTGCCGTGGGGAACTGCCAGATCTCGCCATCGTGGGCATAGTCGCCCTGCCAGAGTTTGCGTACTGCGGGCACCAGCTCACGCAGGTGCTTGCCGCCGTCGGTGGCCGACAGGCCAGGAGCCATCCGGTCGAACTCGATCTGGTACGCACCACGTGCCAGCCCGACCTCCATGCGACCGTTGCTGATCACGTCGAGCAGCGCACACTCACCGGCAGCGCGGATCGGATTCCAGAACGGTGCAATGATGGTGCCTGCGCCGAGACGGATCGTGGTGGTTCGCGCGGCCAGGTAGGCCAGCAACGGCATCGGGCTTGGTGAGATCGTGTACTCCATGGCATGGTGCTCGCCGATCCACACCGTCGAAAAGCCGCCTGCTTCTGCCATCAGTGCCAGTTCGGTGAGATTCTCGAACAGTTGCCGGTGAGTGACCGACTTGTCCCAGCGTTCCATGTGGGCGAACAACGAAAACTTCATGACTGCTGGTCCTTCATCTCCGCGATGGTGACATCACCGGTGGTCCAATGGGTTTGGGGAACTTCGTGGACGATGACACGAATATGCTGCGGATGGGTGTCCACCGTTCTCAGCACCGCTGCGTGTACTTCGTGCATCATGGCGCGGATCTGATCAGGTGAACGACCCGCGGCAAGAGTGACCTGGATTAGTGGCATCTCAGCTCCGCATCACGAACGGGTCGGGGACTGGGCCCTCGTCGGTGTTGATCCACACGCTCTTCAGGCGCGTGTATTCCTTGATGGTCTCGGTGCCGTGCTCGACTCCTACCCCGCTGCTCTTGAACCCCTGTCGCGGCGACATCGGCGACATCGCACGGTAGGTGTTGACCCAAACGGTCCCGGCGTCCAGGTGTGCGGCCATTCGGTGCGCACGAGCGAGATTCGACGTCCACACGCCGGCGGCGAGTCCGTACCGGGTGTCGTTGGCCAGCGCCACCACTTCGTCCTCGGTGTCGAACGGCATGATCGCGGCGACCGGGCCAAAGATTTCTTCGCGGACGACTTGCATCTGGTTGTGAACGTCGATGAGCACCGTGGGTTCGTAAAAGAAGCCACCGAGACCGGCGTCGGTGGCCTTGCCGCCGGTGAGCACACGTGCGCCCTCGGAACGGCCGAGGTCGACGTAGGACGCCACCTTGTTTCGCTGGTCTTCGAAGGCGAGCGGCCCGAGTTCGGTGTCATCGAGCAGCGGGTCTCCCATGCGGATGCTGCCGGCGCGGTCCGCGACACGTTCGAGCAGTTCGTCATAGATCGCCCGCTGGGCGAACACACGGCTACCTGCTATGCAGGTCTGGCCCGCCGCGGCGAAGATACCCGCCACCACACCGGTGGCGGCGTTGGCGACGTTGGCGTCGTCGAACACGATGTTGGGCGATTTGCCGCCGAGCTCCAGTGTGGATCCGATGAACCGGCCTGCCGCGGCCGAGGCGATGCTGGCTCCGGTCGCGGTGCTGCCTGTGAACGAGATCTTCGCCAGCACAGGGTGATCCACGAGCGCCTGGCCGGCCTCCGCACCGAAGCCGGTGACCACGTTCACCGCCCCGGGGGGAAAGCCTGCTTCGATCACGAGTTCTGCGAGGGTCAGCACGGTTGCCGAGGTGTGCTCAGATGGCTTGACCACGACAGTGTTTCCTGCACACAACGCCGGTGCCAGCTTGCTGGTGGTGAGCGTCAACGGCGAATTCCACGGGGTGATGGCGCCGACCACGCCCAGCGGCTCACGCATCGTGTAGTTGAGCACCCGCCGATCCGAGGTCGGGATGACATCACCCTGGATCTTGTCGGCAAGACCGGCGTAATAGTAGTAATACTCGGGCAGAGTGGCGAGTTGGCCCCGCATCTCGCGCAGCAGCTTGCCGTTGTCGAGAGATTCGGAACGGGCGAGTTCCTCGGCGTGCTCTCCGACGAGGTCGCCGAGACGACGTAGCAGACGGCCCCGCTTGGTCTGGCTGAGGTCACGCCACCGAGGGTCGTTGAATGCCGCGGCGGCCGCGGTGACCGCAGCGTCCACGTCGGCGGCGTTGCCGCGAGCGGCCCGGTAGAGCACCTCACGGGTGGCAGGGTTGGTGCTCTCGAAATGCTCGCCTGACGACGGCGCGACGGGCTTGCCGTCGATGAAGTGCTGCAAAGTGCGCAGATCAGACATGGATGTCGCCTCCTATGACTGTGCCGAGGAATGCGGTGATGGTGTCGGCTAGTTCACGTGGACACTGAACCGGAAGCATGTGGCGCGCACCGGGAATGATGTGCATGCGGCAGTGTGGTATCGCCGTGGCGAGCCGCCGCGACATCTCCGGTGTCGAGCCGGGATCGTCCGAACCGGTTACCGCCAGGGCGGGAACGGTTATGCGTTCGAGAAGTGGTGCGATCTCGGCATCGGCGGTGGCGAACACCCGATAGCAGTTCAGGAAGCTGTCCGGGTCGATGGCCAGGAGCATGGCCTCTGTGCGGGCGACCTGATCGAGGGCGACGGAGGTACCGTCGTACCAACGCCTCAGAGAGGCAACTGAACTCGCGCGGATGTCGGTCGCTGCGGTATCGAGCCGGGTCAGGACTTGAGCGCGTTCCTCCGGAGTGCGCCGACATACCGAGGCCACCGACGTCAGCGAGGCCACCAGCTCCGGACGATGTATCGCCAGGTGCTGCGCGACCAGCGCGCCCAAAGAGAACCCCACGAGATGTGATCCGGCCGGAATCGCACTGGCCATCCCGTCGGCCAGGTCGGCGAGCGTCACGCCGGGCGGGGCGGGTGGCCGCTTGCCGTGGCCTGGCAGATCGGGAGCGATGACCTCGAACCGGTCGGCCAGGAGTGCTGCCACCGTGTCCCACACGGAGTGATCGAGCCCCACACCGTGCAAAAGGACGAGCGTCGGCCTGGACATGTCTACTTCTCGCTGCTCAGCGGGGCCAGGCGTTGCTGGGGCCGTCCCTGTGACGCGGCGGCCAATGCGATGACGATCTCGCCGGCGTGCGGGGCGTCGGCGATACGTGCCTCCACGGTCTGGTGGTGCGATCGGATGGTGGCGTCAGTGATGTGTTTGAGCGGGATGTCGAAGATGATTCCTGCTGGTCCACGCTTTTCGACGGCGGGTAGCAGCGTGGTGGCGTTGGCGGCCTTGCGGAAATGGTCACCGAACTTCAAGGTGTGGATGAGCCCGGATCCGTGCTCGATCTCGCCGTCCAATCCGACGATCGCTGCCTTGCCGTAAGCCTCGGCGGGTTCCTCGAGTGCATCCAGCACCAGCGGAGCCAGCAGAGCACCTAGATCCGATGCGGTGGCATCGATCCCCGGCGTCAGATCTTCGACAAAACCCTGACCAGCCCACGGATTTTCGATCACCGCTGCCACGACAGCGACACGTGCCGGTGGATTGACCTCCCGATCACCCTCGGTGCGGATCTCTTCGACGATGGTGACGATTTTGCGGAGCTTCATGACAGGACACTCTCCAGACTCTTGATGGTGACTGCGGGGTCGGTGGTGCGGTCTCCGATGCGGGGATGGGGGCGGGGGCCGCTCGACCCCGCCGCAACGATGACGAGCTCATCGGGTCGCGGGGCATCGGACACCCGCGTACTGACCGTTTGATAGTGACTGCGAGTTGCGGCATGGGTCTTGTGCCACAGCGGGATCACGAGCGGGTCACCTGCTTCGGCGCGGGCATCGGCGAAACAGAGGATGGAGGTGCCATCGAGATATTCGCGCATCACATTGCCGAAGTACGGGGTGTGGATCAGCGCTGCCCCATGTTCGATCTCGCCGCCGCATCCGACGATGGCCGCCTTCCCGAACGCCTCGACAGCGTCGACGCCACCAAGAGCGCTCTGCAGGCGATCGGTGAGCAGGAGCGCAAGTGCCGGTGCGATGCGGGCGACCTCGTCTGACAGTTCGTGTGTCGGCGGCGTGCCAACCCATGGGTTGCGCAACACCGCGGCGACGCTGGCTTGCAGTGTGCGCCGGGCGGGCTGTTGACCGCCTTCGGTGATGACTGTCTCGCGGTAAACGACGACCTTCCGGAGTCCAATTCCCTCACCACGGAGGCTCTGTTGCATGCCACAGACCATAGTTCGTAGTCGATGTGGCGGTCAAGAAACGATGATGTCGAATACGGTACTGACCAAAAAGGCTATGAGATATACGCAGGTAACAAGCGTGTAATGCGACACTTGCTCAGTGCGGCGGAGCGACTTCTCGCCAGCCGTTGACACTCTGTTGTGGCTGCGCTTACATTCTGTTGTATGCCAGAACCGATAGGCGCTCCCTGGAGAATCGCATGACCAGTGACCTTGGCACCGCACCCGTCGCAGCCACCGCCTTTGAAAAACCGGATCGCTCGACCGGGAGGCTCGGATCCGTGTTCTGGACGTCGGTGGCCATCTCGGCCGTCTTCGTCGCATGGGCGGTGCTGTTCACCGAAAATCTCAACAAGGTCACGTCGGCATCGCTGAATTGGGTGACCGGCAGCTTCGGCTGGCTCTACCTCGTGATCACGCTGGGCATCCTGGTCTTCCTGGTCTTCTTGGCCTTCAGCCCCTACGGGAACACCAGGCTCGGCAAGGACACCGACCGGCCGGAGTTCAAGACCGTCACCTGGCTGGCGATGATCCTCAGCGCCGTGATGGGAATCGGATTGGTCTCATACGGTGTCGCTGAACCGATCTCGCATCTCAGCGCGCCGCCACACGGACTCGCCGAACCCGGCACACCGCAAGCCGCCGTGCGCGCGATGCAGTACTCCTACTTCGACTGGGGGCTGCACGCCTGGGCGGTTTTCGCCGTCTTCGGCCTGGCCATCGCGTATTCCACCTATCGCGTGGGCCGGCGCATGCTGGTCAGTCAACTGTTCGTGCCGCTGCTCGGGGACCGGGTCAACGGCCCGATCGGAAAGCTCATCGACGTGCTTGCGGTGTTCGCCACGCTTTTCGGCACGACGACCTCATTGGGGCTTGGCGCTCTTCAGATCAACAACGGCCTTTTCTCGATGTTCGGCATCCCCGTCAACAGCATCAGTCAGGTCGTCATCATCGCGGCCGTCACCGCGATCTTCACGATGTCCGCAGTCACCGGGGTGAGTAGGGGAATCAAGCTCCTCAGCCAGGGAAGCACGGTGTTGGCCGTTGCGCTGTTCCTGTTCATGCTCGCGGCGGGACCGACCGTCTTCGTCGTCAATCTGTACATCGAATCACTCGGCACCTGGGCGACTGACTTCTTCCGAATGAGTCTGCAGGGCACAGCGTTCGGTGACCTCCAATGGATGCAGTGGTGGACTTACTTCATGCTGGCCTGGTGGGTCGCGTGGGCCGCCTTTGTGGGAGTGTTCCTGGCCCGGATCTCGAGAGGCCGCACAATCCGCGGGTTCGTGGTCGGTGTCCTGGTCGTGCCTAGCGTGGTCTTCTTCACCTGGTTTACTGTGTTCGGCGGAACCGCAATACATGTCGACATGTACGAGGGTGGCGACATCGCCGAACAGACTGCCGCGGACATCAACAGCGCGTTCTTCGCGACGCTGGATCACTTCCCGTTGGCCTCGGTCACTTCGGTGGTGGCGATCCTGCTCGTGCTGATCTTCTTCATCTCCGGTGCCGACGCCAACACCTTCGTCCTCGGGATGATGACCAGCGGCGGCGCTCTGGCGCCGCGCCGCAGTGTGCTCATCCTCTGGGGTGTGCTCACAGGGGTCACGGCCATCGTGCTGATGTTCGCCGACGGCCTCGATGCACTGCAGAACACGGTGATCGTCGCGTCCCTGCCCTTCCTGATCATCATCGCCTGCCTGGCCGTGTCGTTCTGGAAGGACCTGATCGCCGACCAGCGGCGCACGACGCCACAAGCACCGATCGTTGACCTCATTGACGATTGACCGAAAGGAACCCCATGAGTGACAACGAGACTCGTCGGAAGCGCATCTCCTCCGCATGGGGCGCCGCGTGGGATACCGGCGACGTCGATGCACTCGACGACCTCCTCTCCGAGTCGTACCAGCGGATCAGCGGCACGGGGAGCACGCAGAACCGCGACGAGTTCAAATCCTCGATCACCGCGACCCGTTCGGCATTCCCTGATCTCGCCACCGTCGTCGACGAAGTGGTGGTGGAAGGCGACCGCGCGGCCATCCGCTGGCACAGCACCGGCAGCCACGAACACTCCTTTCTCGGGGTGCCCGCCACCAAACGTGAGGTCACTGTCAGCGGCGCAACCTTCGCGCGGTTCGACAACGACCGCATCGTCGAAGAACACGTCACCTGGGACCCCCGCGCGCTGTTGACCGCGCTCGGAATCATCGCGATCGGGCAGGACCGATGATCGAGGTGCCGACGCCCGGTATGGACCTGATGAAGCAGGTCAACCGGCAGTTCGTCACCGGTGTTACCGTGGTCACCGCACTCGACGGTGACGCCCCGCGAGGCCTTGCGGTGAACGCGTACGCCAGTGTCTCGCTGGAACCGCCGACGGTCATGGTCGCGGTGCAGCACACGTCGGCGACCCACGCGTGCCTGTTTCGCTCCGACCATCTGGCAATCAACATCCTCTCTGCGGATCAACTCGACGTCGTGGGGCGGTTTGCATCGAAGTCCGAGGACAAGTTCGCCGGATTACGCTGGTCACCGGGTCCCTTCGGCAGCCCGCTGATCGACCGCAGTGCCGCGGCAATGGAAGCCGAGATTCGCGAGAGGCTGCAGGCCAGCACGCACACAGTGTTCATGTGCCGCGTGGTCCACGCCGAGACATCAGGGCGAAGTCCGATGGTGTACAGCGACGGTAAGTTCTTCGACGGCGGCAATCTGGCCCCGCTGTGAGAGTTGACGAGGGAGCGGCAGTGACCAGCAAGAACGGCTCGATCCAGGGTCGGCTGATCGAAGAGATCCGGCGGCGCATCATCTCGGGAGAGATCAAGCCAGGCGTCAACATCTCCGAGCTGGCGATCGCCGAGGAGTTCGGCGTCTCTCGCACACCGGTGCGTGAGACGTTCAAGCAGCTGCAGACCGAGGGGCTCATCGAGATCCGGCCCAGAGTAGGAACGTTCGTCACCACTCCGTCGCGCCGTGAGATCACCGAGCTGTTCCAGATGAAGGAACTCCTGGAGGGGGCCGCGGCGCGATTGCTAGCGCAACGGGGGCGCGTACCGGAAATCGACAAGCTCGAGGAAAACCTCCGGCAGGCCGACGATGCTGTCGCGCGGGATGACCGCGTCCGTTACGCGGAATTGGTCGAGGAGTTCCACAACCTGCTCATCATGGGTGCCGACAACAACAAGCTGGAAGCCCACTACCGCATGCTGATGAATCAACTGGCCTATGCACGGCTGGTGCACACCTCGCTGAGCCAGCCGGGCCGGCCGCTGCAATCAGACCGCGAACATCACGTCGTGCTCGATCTCATCATCGCGAAGGATGGTGACAGTGCCGAACGGGTGATGCGCGAACATGTCCGGGCCAGCAGGCAGGCGCTGATGGCCGGCCTCGAACTGGACCTCTGATCGCACCTCCGAAACTTGCAGCGACAGAGTGATTGAAGATCAGCCACCACAGGTTCGGGCGGCGTGCGAGCAGCATCAGGGCTTGCGCGCCTGGATCGTATAGGTGAGGGGAAGACGTTCGGGGTGTTCGGCGAGCACGTACTCACCCTCGAATTCGGTGCTCTCGATCATCCCCTGAACCAACGCCTTCCACGGCGCTTCTCGGTGCTCTTCGAGCGCGGTGACCGTGAGCCCGGCCTCGGTGAGGGCCGTGAAGACCTCGCCGAGGCCGTGGTTGAACGCCACCCCCTTCGGCGCGGACACGGTTCCTTCGCCGCCGTACGTGGTGGTTTCGGTGAACGGGGATCCCGCTGTCTCGAAATAGGGGTAGTGCACCACCAGAAGGTCGTCGGATCGGGTCTCGTCGATCGTGTCGAGCATGGGATGACCTTCACGCATGAACAGCCGGCCACCGGGGCGCAGCAGTTGGGCGACCACCGTGGCCCAACGCCGGATGTCGGGTAGCCAGCACAACGCACCGATGCCGGTGTAGACCAGATCGCACGACTCCCTGCCGAGGACCACGGCCGCGTCGTACACGTCGGACTCGACGAACGTGACGCGAGCGGCAGCGCGCGCCGCGAGGTCGTTGGCCGCGGCGATCGCGGAGGGGGAGAAGTCCAGTCCGGTCACCGATTGGGCCCCGAGTCGGGCCAGCGACACGGTGT
Coding sequences:
- a CDS encoding class I SAM-dependent methyltransferase, giving the protein MVEDWRTLNLANWEARVPLHVSPGGYDLDSFSDPRHLSGVVRYDLPRLGDITGLDVVHLQCHIGTDTVSLARLGAQSVTGLDFSPSAIAAANDLAARAAARVTFVESDVYDAAVVLGRESCDLVYTGIGALCWLPDIRRWATVVAQLLRPGGRLFMREGHPMLDTIDETRSDDLLVVHYPYFETAGSPFTETTTYGGEGTVSAPKGVAFNHGLGEVFTALTEAGLTVTALEEHREAPWKALVQGMIESTEFEGEYVLAEHPERLPLTYTIQARKP